In one Solanum dulcamara chromosome 1, daSolDulc1.2, whole genome shotgun sequence genomic region, the following are encoded:
- the LOC129902073 gene encoding delta(12)-fatty-acid desaturase FAD2-like, which produces MGGGGNMSAPTTKTEQKKNPLQRVPSSKPPFTLGDIKKAIPPHCFQRSLIRSFSYLIQDLILVSLFYYIATTYFQLLPSPLSYLAWATYWIAQGCVSTGIWVIGHECGHHGFSDYQWVDDTVGLILHSALLTPYFAWKHSHRRHHANTGSLENDEVYIPRLKSKLRWYYKYLNNPVGRVLVLAFTLTFAWPLYLIFNISGKKYDRFACHYDPYSPIYSDRERLQIYISDAGVIAATYLLYRVTLTQGLAWVVCVYGVPLLIVNGFIVLITLLHHTHSSLPHYDSSEWDYLRGALATVDRDYGILNKAFHNVTDTHVLHHIFSYISHYHAMEATKAIKPLLGEYYQCDDTPILKAMWRDTKECIFVEKDKDKGVYWYKNKL; this is translated from the coding sequence ATGGGAGGTGGTGGTAACATGTCTGCTCCAACAACGAAAACTGAACAAAAGAAAAATCCTCTCCAAAGAGTGCCATCTTCAAAACCACCTTTTACACTTGGTGACATCAAGAAGGCCATCCCTCCCCACTGCTTTCAGCGATCTCTCATTCGCTCCTTCTCCTATCTTATTCAGGATCTCATACTTGTCTCCCTCTTTTATTACATTGCCACCACTTACTTTCAACTCCTTCCATCTCCATTAAGTTATCTGGCATGGGCTACCTATTGGATCGCTCAAGGTTGTGTTTCCACAGGAATATGGGTTATTGGCCATGAATGCGGCCACCATGGCTTCAGTGATTACCAATGGGTAGATGACACTGTTGGTCTTATCCTCCACTCTGCACTTTTAACACCATACTTTGCATGGAAACATAGTCATCGCCGTCACCATGCCAACACTGGTTCCCTTGAGAATGATGAAGTATACATACCCAGGCTTAAATCAAAATTAAGATGGTACTACAAATACTTGAACAATCCAGTAGGACGAGTACTTGTACTCGCCTTCACCCTCACTTTTGCCTGGCCTTTGTACTTGATCTTCAATATCTCAGGCAAAAAATATGATCGTTTTGCATGTCATTATGATCCTTATAGCCCGATATATTCTGATCGTGAGAGGCTACAAATCTACATTTCAGATGCAGGTGTGATTGCAGCTACTTATTTGTTGTATCGCGTTACTTTGACACAAGGGTTAGCTTGGGTTGTTTGCGTCTATGGGGTGCCTCTCCTTATTGTGAACGGCTTCATAGTGTTAATCACTCTTTTGCACCACACACACTCTTCATTGCCACATTATGATTCATCGGAGTGGGATTATCTAAGAGGAGCTCTAGCTACAGTGGACAGAGATTATGGTATCCTAAATAAGGCGTTCCATAATGTTACAGATACTCATGTTTTGCATCATATATTCTCATACATATCACATTACCATGCAATGGAGGCAACCAAAGCTATCAAGCCATTGCTGGGAGAATACTACCAATGTGATGATACCCCAATTTTAAAGGCAATGTGGAGGGATACAAAGGAGTGCATCTTTGTGGagaaagataaagataaagGTGTTTATTGGTACAAAAACAAGCTTTGA
- the LOC129894198 gene encoding uncharacterized protein LOC129894198 — protein MDSLDTNLLRDDMEQVRMIQGRKKGYADRRVRPLEFIESDHIFLRMSTIKSMIQFGKKSKFSPRFIGLFKILRRVGEVAYRFVFPPSLPTVHPVFHVFMLRKYVSDESHVLSLGTEELGLNLTFENKPKAILNR, from the coding sequence ATGGACTCTTTAGACACGAATTTGCTTAGAGATGATATGGAGCAGGTTCGGATGATTCAGGGTAGGAAAAAAGGTTATGCGGATAggagagttcgaccattggagttcataGAAAGTGATCATATTTTTCTCCGAATGTCGACCATTAAGAGTATGATACAGTTCGGAAAAAAGAGCAAGTTCAGCCCTCGGTTCATTGGCCTATTTAAGATTTTGAGGAGAGTGGGAGAGGTAGCTTATAGATTTGTGTTTCCGCCTAGCTTACCGACGGTGCATCCTGTGTTTCATGTTTTCATGCTCCGGAAGTATGTTTCGGATGAGTCTCACGTGTTATCTCTTGGCACAGAAGAGTTGGGTCTAAATTTGACTTTTGAGAATAAGCCCAAGGCCATTCTTAATAGATga
- the LOC129894203 gene encoding uncharacterized protein LOC129894203 — MDEIPYSHAWAVLKKRHFNPDPYCSDLYKPKTLLTTYKYPIPPLPDRSEWNVPSNIDYDIVRPPKFKKLPSRPPKQLRDKLYKELLGKKSQNLCSTCGYKGHNRRSCRNGPREA; from the coding sequence ATGGATGAAATACCCTATTCTCATGCTTGGGCTGTTTTGAAGAAGAGGCATTTTAATCCTGATCCATATTGTTCTGATCTGTACAAACCAAAGACGTTGCTCACTACATACAAGTATCCAATACCACCCTTACCAGATAGAAGTGAGTGGAATGTACCTTCTAACATCGATTATGACATAGTACGGCCAccaaaattcaagaaacttCCTAGTAGGCCACCAAAACAACTTCGTGATAAATTGTACAAAGAGTTATTGGGGAAGAAGAGTCAGAATTTATGTAGTACATGTGGTTATAAGGGTCACAATAGGAGGTCGTGTAGGAATGGACCACGTGAGGCTTAG